The Panicum hallii strain FIL2 chromosome 9, PHallii_v3.1, whole genome shotgun sequence genome has a window encoding:
- the LOC112878262 gene encoding uncharacterized protein LOC112878262 isoform X2, giving the protein MDISSQKIHGAATDIARAAPIFLDETAKLCRVYSEAAKADDCKMSIPDEDTTVKHSERGLASEVTRIASSTIQTLCKLGTYAASSGGSQVALLNVSWKGTVSLLQSGKGMIEEKVNVREIILTLLSLSIESLRVAAETWCTPLLETLGTSEARRAFLPIKFFLINAVRICSAYPSEAMAIYKNIIRCALVITSASIFFSKKPQLKAANEALVELLEPTLFVLLDTLMKSSEVTPESKCQLARYFFENEEANDSDHMGQANQGEINLASLDCIFSMDSDVDHRNRALLPAELIVFLHFLNASPWLTEEVVIQLSKKLQSLLNILTSEDIYSYVLGFEIPSLYGADHSPAVVWQPVYTSLIQAMKTFMLSAVALSAAWNELEAFLLGNLFHPHFLCLEIVTELWCFFMRYAETETSINIVNQLFLLLKIVASPEEVLVPLSALRKVAHSVCIILSYASSATVDQVYTCMLNDENPSKSSILHLALVMEGFPFDSLSGGIKELAVKKMFTSFAGYLESYSKNHRAINVPTSSLGVIGFPVHALASALQRCEIKDDSIIDEKSITAMFKFTISLINMYGTAPDSGKDHLAKHISSMLGIISNTRHLCAFSEMERLTLQLHTLFLSTSGNSNAILSQCKPSMASFMAILGHLNVTEDDANELSSAMWDLYHLLLKERHWALIHLVMGSFGYFAARTAFTQLWKFVPGDAALSYNASTGTSIDENGFMLELRAYLQKEAALHTDRWSEEQFQLLVSEGRALKKLVEAYSEIPVVPEPEKVAITKDASTKKRKVPDGICEGMVLLQNGLKAMRGAFDEADFAELKDRFAAHMSRLEDAVSQIATLSDEI; this is encoded by the exons ATGGATATATCATCACAGAAAATTCACGGAGCTGCGACGGACATCGCTAGGGCTGCACCTATTTTTCTAGATGAAACAGCTAAGCTGTGCCGGGTATACTCTGAGGCCGCAAAAGCAGATGACTGCAAAATGAGCATACCTGATGAAGATACTACTGTCAAACACAGTGAACGAGGTCTTGCTAGTGAGGTGACCAGGATTGCATCATCCACTATTCAGACTTTGTGTAAATTGGGAACCTATGCAGCATCCAGTGGTGGAAGCCAGGTGGCTTTACTGAATGTATCGTGGAAAGGCACAGTCTCCTTACTGCAAAGTGGTAAAGGAATGATTGAAGAAAAGGTAAATGTCAGAGAAATCATCCTAACCCTTCTCTCTCTGTCCATAGAATCTCTGAGAGTTGCTGCCGAAACATGGTGCACGCCATTACTAGAAACCCTTGGTACCTCTGAAGCCAGAAGGGCATTCCTACCAATCAAGTTTTTCTTAATAAATGCTGTAAGGATTTGTTCAGCATATCCATCTGAAGCGATGGCTATATACAAGAATATAATTAGGTGTGCACTTGTGATCACATCGGCGAGCATTTTTTTCAGCAAGAAGCCACAGTTGAAAGCAGCAAATGAGGCACTTGTTGAATTATTGGAGCCAACTTTATTTGTTTTACTGGATACACTTATGAAGTCGTCTGAAGTTACACCAGAGTCCAAATGTCAGCTTGCACGCTACTTTTTTGAAAACGAAGAAGCTAATGATTCAGATCACATGGGACAAGCTAATCAGGGAGAGATAAATCTGGCCTCACTGGATTGCATTTTCTCTATGGATTCAGATGTTGATCATAGAAATAGAGCACTTTTACCTGCTGAGTTAATTGTGTTTTTGCACTTTCTCAATGCTTCCCCGTGGTTGACAGAAGAGGTGGTGATCCAGTTATCTAAAAAGCTACAGAGTCTTCTTAATATCTTAACATCGGAAGACATCTACTCATATGTCCTTGGCTTCGAAATCCCTTCCTTATACGGTGCAGACCATTCTCCTGCTGTTGTTTGGCAACCTGTGTATACGTCTCTCATACAAGCCATGAAGACTTTTATGCTTTCTGCTGTTGCTTTGAGTGCTGCTTGGAATGAGTTGGAAGCTTTCTTACTTGGAAACCTTTTCCATCCCCATTTTCTTTGCTTGGAAATTGTTACAGAGCTATGGTGTTTCTTCATGCGTTACGCAGAAACTGAGACTTCAATTAATATAGTTAATCAACTATTCCTTCTATTAAAGATTGTTGCATCACCAGAGGAAGTTCTTGTGCCTCTCAGTGCTCTGCGGAAGGTTGCACATTCAGTGTGCATAATCTTGAGCTATGCATCTTCTGCAACTGTTGATCAAGTATATACTTGTATGCTGAATGATGAAAACCCTTCCAAGTCCTCGATCTTACACTTAGCATTAGTGATGGAAGGATTTCCTTTTGATTCATTATCTGGTGGTATAAAGGAGCTTGCTGTGAAGAAAATGTTTACTTCTTTTGCTGGTTATCTGGAGAGCTACTCCAAGAATCATCGAGCAATCAATGTGCCAACTTCAAGCTTGGGTGTGATAGGATTTCCTGTACATGCTCTAGCCTCTGCATTGCAGCGTTG TGAAATAAAGGATGATAGTATCATAGATGAGAAGAGCATCACCGCTATGTTCAAGTTCACCATCTCTCTCATAAACATGTATGGAACTGCACCAGATAGTGGTAAGGATCACCTTGCCAAGCACATTAGCTCCATGTTGGGTATTATCTCAAACACGAGGCATCTTTGCGCATTCAGTGAGATGGAGAGGTTGACTTTGCAGTTGCACACTCTGTTCTTGTCCACTTCGGGTAATTCAAATGCAATTCTGTCTCAGTGCAAACCGTCGATGGCTTCCTTCATGGCAATTCTCGGTCACTTGAATGTTACTGAAGATGATGCTAACGAACTTTCTTCTGCAATGTGGGATCTGTACCATCTCCTGCTGAAGGAACGACACTGGGCACTCATTCACCTTGTAATGGGTTCCTTTGGGTACTTTGCCGCACGCACAGCCTTTACACAGCTATGGAAATTTGTTCCTGGAGATGCCGCCCTTTCATACAATGCAAGCACAGGGACAAGCATAGATGAGAATGGATTCATGCTGGAGCTGAGGGCATATCTCCAGAAAGAGGCTGCCCTGCACACTGACAGATGGTCTGAAGAGCAATTCCAGCTCCTAGTCTCAGAGGGGAGAGCGCTGAAGAAACTGGTTGAAGCGTACTCTGAAATTCCAGTAGTCCCCGAGCCTGAGAAAGTGGCGATCACGAAGGATGCCAGCACGAAGAAGAGGAAGGTGCCGGATGGCATCTGCGAAGGGATGGTGCTGCTGCAGAATGGTCTGAAGGCCATGCGAGGCGCCTTTGATGAAGCGGATTTTGCAGAGCTGAAGGATAGATTTGCGGCACACATGTCTCGCCTTGAGGATGCAGTTTCCCAGATTGCTACTTTGTCTGACGAAATCTGA
- the LOC112877040 gene encoding xyloglucan galactosyltransferase KATAMARI1 homolog, which translates to MQLSVANFIVQLLSRSAAKGGGARWRRAVGAKGAEKAAANALPPLQLLAILAVIAWTLFLYVQFSVLSAAVEVEVSDGVDSADPCRGRYVYVHDLPPRFNADIIRDCRKYEDHWGDMCGVVSNAGLGRPLADRADGVITGEPGWYGTHQFALDAIFHSRMKQYECLTNHSAVANAVFVPFYAGFDFARYHWGYDNATRDAASVDLAEWLMARPQWRRMWGRDHFLVAGRTGWDFRRSNNVDPDWGNDLLAMPAGRNMSVLVLESTLLHGSDYSVPYPTYFHPRSDADVLRWQDRMRGQRRAWLMAFVGAPRPDTPVNIRVRDHVIAQCKASSACAMLGCARSPGSPQCHAPGDIMRLFQTTTFCLQPPGDSCTRRSVFDSMVAGCIPVFFHTASAYKQYRWHLPRDHLNYSVYIPDADVRRRNVSIEAVLRAIPPATVERMREEVIKLIPRVLYADPRSRLETIKDAVDIAVEGVLDTVARIKKGEYVDSGRPVSEDPPNLYVSTESAFRPKSVVSRMMMRLKQWIQGHR; encoded by the exons ATGCAGCTAAGCGTGGCCAACTTCATCGTACAACTG CTGTCCAGATCTGCAGCgaaaggcggcggcgctcggtgGCGCCGGGCCGTCGGAGCGAAGGGAGCGGAGAAGGCCGCGGCGAacgcgctgccgccgctgcaGCTCCTCGCCATCCTCGCCGTGATAGCATGGACCCTGTTCCTCTACGTGCAATTCTCCGTGCTCAGCGCCgcggtggaggtggaggtgagCGATGGGGTTGACAGCGCCGACCCGTGCCGGGGGCGCTACGTCTACGTGCACGACCTGCCGCCGCGCTTCAACGCCGACATCATCCGCGACTGCCGCAAGTACGAAGACCACTGGGGGGACATGTGCGGGGTCGTCAGCAACGCCGGGCTCGGCCGGCCGCTCGCCGACCGCGCCGACGGCGTCATCACCGGCGAGCCCGGGTGGTACGGCACGCACCAGTTCGCGCTCGACGCCATCTTCCACAGCCGGATGAAGCAGTACGAGTGCCTGACCAACCACTCGGCCGTGGCCAACGCCGTGTTCGTTCCGTTCTACGCCGGCTTCGACTTCGCCCGCTACCACTGGGGCTACGACAACGCCACCAGGGACGCCGCGTCCGTGGACCTGGCGGAGTGGCTCATGGCGCGGCCCCAGTGGCGGCGGATGTGGGGACGCGACCACTTCCTCGTCGCCGGGCGGACGGGGTGGGACTTCCGGAGGAGCAATAACGTTGACCCGGACTGGGGCAACGACCTCCTCGCcatgccggccggccggaacaTGTCGGTGCTCGTGCTGGAGTCCACGTTGCTGCACGGCAGCGACTACTCCGTGCCGTACCCGACATACTTCCACCCCAGGTCGGACGCCGACGTGCTCCGGTGGCAGGACCGGATGCGCGGCCAGCGGCGGGCGTGGCTCATGGCGTTCGTGGGCGCGCCGCGGCCGGACACTCCGGTGAACATCCGGGTCCGGGATCACGTCATCGCGCAGTGCAAGGCGTCAAGCGCCTGCGCCATGCTGGGGTGCGCGCGCTCCCCCGGCAGCCCCCAGTGCCACGCCCCCGGCGACATCATGCGGCTGTTCCAGACGACGACCTTCTGCCTGCAGCCGCCGGGGGACTCGTGCACGCGGCGGTCGGTGTTCGACTCCATGGTGGCCGGCTGCATCCCGGTGTTCTTCCACACGGCGTCGGCGTACAAGCAGTACCGGTGGCACCTCCCCAGGGACCACCTCAACTACTCGGTGTACATCCCGGACGCGGACGTCCGGCGGCGCAACGTGAGCATCGAGGCTGTGCTCCGGGCGATCCCTCCGGCCACGGTGGAGCGCATGCGGGAGGAGGTGATCAAGCTCATCCCGAGGGTTCTGTACGCCGACCCCAGGTCGAGGTTGGAGACTATCAAGGACGCGGTCGACATCGCCGTCGAGGGGGTCCTCGACACGGTGGCGCGGATCAAGAAAGGTGAGTACGTGGACAGCGGCCGGCCAGTCAGCGAGGACCCACCGAACTTGTACGTCTCGACGGAGTCGGCGTTCCGACCCAAATCCGTCGTCTCAAGAATGATGATGAGGCTTAAACAATGGATTCAAGGACATCGCTAA
- the LOC112878263 gene encoding dirigent protein 16 has protein sequence MLSFSSPAVPLTLLIAALHVAAIHAQIPAATTTGAAVAATNPQSGSGGVGAGGPDAPLELYMHDILGGSSPTARPITGLLGNIYNGQVPFARPIGFSAPRNGVAIPNANGQVPTVNGNNGIPLDTGLSGAGFLQPGSGGAAAAPAQVQLGPDGLSLGFGTITVIDDVLTSGPDLGAQPLGRAQGVYVASSADGTSQMMAFTAMMEGGEYGDTINFFGVYKVGTPLCRLSITGGTGKFKGACGFAEVRPLIASGQHVTDGAETLLRITVHLA, from the coding sequence ATGTTGAGCTTCTCATCACCAGCCGTTCCTCTCACCCTTCTCATCGCGGCGCTCCACGTCGCCGCCATCCATGCACAGATACCTGCCGCGACAACGACCGGCGCCGCAGTCGCGGCGACAAACCCGCAGTCAGGCAGCGGCGGCGTAGGCGCCGGCGGCCCGGACGCGCCGCTGGAGCTCTACATGCACGACATCCTCGGCGGCTCGAGCCCGACGGCGCGGCCCATCACGGGCTTGCTCGGCAACATCTACAACGGGCAGGTCCCCTTCGCGCGCCCCATCGGCTTCAGCGCGCCGAGGAACGGCGTGGCGATCCCCAACGCCAACGGCCAGGTGCCCACGGTCAACGGCAACAACGGCATCCCGCTGGACACCGGCCTGTCCGGCGCCGGCTTCCTGCAGcccgggagcggcggcgcggccgcggccccgGCGCAGGTGCAGCTCGGGCCCGACGGCCTCAGCCTCGGGTTCGGCACCATCACCGTCATCGACGACGTGCTGACGAGCGGGCCGGACCTCGGCGCGCAGCCGCTCGGGCGCGCGCAGGGCGTGTACGTGGCGAGCTCCGCCGACGGGACGTCGCAGATGATGGCGTTCACGGCCATGATGGAGGGCGGCGAGTACGGCGACACCATCAACTTTTTCGGGGTGTACAAGGTGGGCACACCCCTGTGCCGGCTCTCCATCACCGGCGGCACCGGCAAGTTCAAGGGCGCCTGCGGGTTCGCCGAGGTGCGCCCGCTCATCGCCTCCGGCCAGCACGTCACCGACGGCGCGGAGACGCTGCTGAGGATCACCGTCCATCTCGCTTAA
- the LOC112878262 gene encoding uncharacterized protein LOC112878262 isoform X1: MEVGGGLQEGRSGELESLLEAIKSSEVLENRIALINQLESSFQYSPDDLSLILDSLTMSWDDSECSGVSHCMLHKSILQVALKCSCIDMTDCLRQFLALGAKASSWCRKHILWSVESIEESEEVQEEEHSRILPEIISMTLNISIKLLPSAAKCITVVMVHTIGDFISELLSLMESSIVDNKKIHGAATDIARAAPIFLDETAKLCRVYSEAAKADDCKMSIPDEDTTVKHSERGLASEVTRIASSTIQTLCKLGTYAASSGGSQVALLNVSWKGTVSLLQSGKGMIEEKVNVREIILTLLSLSIESLRVAAETWCTPLLETLGTSEARRAFLPIKFFLINAVRICSAYPSEAMAIYKNIIRCALVITSASIFFSKKPQLKAANEALVELLEPTLFVLLDTLMKSSEVTPESKCQLARYFFENEEANDSDHMGQANQGEINLASLDCIFSMDSDVDHRNRALLPAELIVFLHFLNASPWLTEEVVIQLSKKLQSLLNILTSEDIYSYVLGFEIPSLYGADHSPAVVWQPVYTSLIQAMKTFMLSAVALSAAWNELEAFLLGNLFHPHFLCLEIVTELWCFFMRYAETETSINIVNQLFLLLKIVASPEEVLVPLSALRKVAHSVCIILSYASSATVDQVYTCMLNDENPSKSSILHLALVMEGFPFDSLSGGIKELAVKKMFTSFAGYLESYSKNHRAINVPTSSLGVIGFPVHALASALQRCEIKDDSIIDEKSITAMFKFTISLINMYGTAPDSGKDHLAKHISSMLGIISNTRHLCAFSEMERLTLQLHTLFLSTSGNSNAILSQCKPSMASFMAILGHLNVTEDDANELSSAMWDLYHLLLKERHWALIHLVMGSFGYFAARTAFTQLWKFVPGDAALSYNASTGTSIDENGFMLELRAYLQKEAALHTDRWSEEQFQLLVSEGRALKKLVEAYSEIPVVPEPEKVAITKDASTKKRKVPDGICEGMVLLQNGLKAMRGAFDEADFAELKDRFAAHMSRLEDAVSQIATLSDEI; this comes from the exons ATGGAGGTCGGCGGCGGCTTGCAGGAGGGGAGGAGTGGCGAGCTGGAGTCCCTCCTAGAGGCGATCAAATCCTCCGAG GTGTTGGAGAATAGAATTGCACTTATCAACCAACTCGAGAGTTCCTTTCAGTACTCTCCAGATGATCTGAGCCTAATACTTGACAGTCTTACT ATGTCTTGGGATGATTCTGAATGTTCAGGTGTATCGCACTGCATGCTACACAAGTCAATTTTGCAGGTTGCTCTAAAATGCTCATGTATAGATATGACTGATTGTCTGAGGCAATTTCTTGCTCTTGGTGCAAAG GCCAGCTCATGGTGTCGAAAACATATCTTGTGGTCTGTTGAATCTATTGAGGAATCTGAAGAGGTCCAAGAGGAAGAGCACTCCAGAATTCTCCCAGAG ATAATTTCAATGACCTTAAATATCTCGATCAAGCTCCTTCCTTCCGCGGCAAAATGCATTACTGTTGTTATGGTGCATACTATTGGTGATTTTATTTCAGAGTTGCTAAGTTTGATGGAAAGCTCAATAGTTGATAACAAG AAAATTCACGGAGCTGCGACGGACATCGCTAGGGCTGCACCTATTTTTCTAGATGAAACAGCTAAGCTGTGCCGGGTATACTCTGAGGCCGCAAAAGCAGATGACTGCAAAATGAGCATACCTGATGAAGATACTACTGTCAAACACAGTGAACGAGGTCTTGCTAGTGAGGTGACCAGGATTGCATCATCCACTATTCAGACTTTGTGTAAATTGGGAACCTATGCAGCATCCAGTGGTGGAAGCCAGGTGGCTTTACTGAATGTATCGTGGAAAGGCACAGTCTCCTTACTGCAAAGTGGTAAAGGAATGATTGAAGAAAAGGTAAATGTCAGAGAAATCATCCTAACCCTTCTCTCTCTGTCCATAGAATCTCTGAGAGTTGCTGCCGAAACATGGTGCACGCCATTACTAGAAACCCTTGGTACCTCTGAAGCCAGAAGGGCATTCCTACCAATCAAGTTTTTCTTAATAAATGCTGTAAGGATTTGTTCAGCATATCCATCTGAAGCGATGGCTATATACAAGAATATAATTAGGTGTGCACTTGTGATCACATCGGCGAGCATTTTTTTCAGCAAGAAGCCACAGTTGAAAGCAGCAAATGAGGCACTTGTTGAATTATTGGAGCCAACTTTATTTGTTTTACTGGATACACTTATGAAGTCGTCTGAAGTTACACCAGAGTCCAAATGTCAGCTTGCACGCTACTTTTTTGAAAACGAAGAAGCTAATGATTCAGATCACATGGGACAAGCTAATCAGGGAGAGATAAATCTGGCCTCACTGGATTGCATTTTCTCTATGGATTCAGATGTTGATCATAGAAATAGAGCACTTTTACCTGCTGAGTTAATTGTGTTTTTGCACTTTCTCAATGCTTCCCCGTGGTTGACAGAAGAGGTGGTGATCCAGTTATCTAAAAAGCTACAGAGTCTTCTTAATATCTTAACATCGGAAGACATCTACTCATATGTCCTTGGCTTCGAAATCCCTTCCTTATACGGTGCAGACCATTCTCCTGCTGTTGTTTGGCAACCTGTGTATACGTCTCTCATACAAGCCATGAAGACTTTTATGCTTTCTGCTGTTGCTTTGAGTGCTGCTTGGAATGAGTTGGAAGCTTTCTTACTTGGAAACCTTTTCCATCCCCATTTTCTTTGCTTGGAAATTGTTACAGAGCTATGGTGTTTCTTCATGCGTTACGCAGAAACTGAGACTTCAATTAATATAGTTAATCAACTATTCCTTCTATTAAAGATTGTTGCATCACCAGAGGAAGTTCTTGTGCCTCTCAGTGCTCTGCGGAAGGTTGCACATTCAGTGTGCATAATCTTGAGCTATGCATCTTCTGCAACTGTTGATCAAGTATATACTTGTATGCTGAATGATGAAAACCCTTCCAAGTCCTCGATCTTACACTTAGCATTAGTGATGGAAGGATTTCCTTTTGATTCATTATCTGGTGGTATAAAGGAGCTTGCTGTGAAGAAAATGTTTACTTCTTTTGCTGGTTATCTGGAGAGCTACTCCAAGAATCATCGAGCAATCAATGTGCCAACTTCAAGCTTGGGTGTGATAGGATTTCCTGTACATGCTCTAGCCTCTGCATTGCAGCGTTG TGAAATAAAGGATGATAGTATCATAGATGAGAAGAGCATCACCGCTATGTTCAAGTTCACCATCTCTCTCATAAACATGTATGGAACTGCACCAGATAGTGGTAAGGATCACCTTGCCAAGCACATTAGCTCCATGTTGGGTATTATCTCAAACACGAGGCATCTTTGCGCATTCAGTGAGATGGAGAGGTTGACTTTGCAGTTGCACACTCTGTTCTTGTCCACTTCGGGTAATTCAAATGCAATTCTGTCTCAGTGCAAACCGTCGATGGCTTCCTTCATGGCAATTCTCGGTCACTTGAATGTTACTGAAGATGATGCTAACGAACTTTCTTCTGCAATGTGGGATCTGTACCATCTCCTGCTGAAGGAACGACACTGGGCACTCATTCACCTTGTAATGGGTTCCTTTGGGTACTTTGCCGCACGCACAGCCTTTACACAGCTATGGAAATTTGTTCCTGGAGATGCCGCCCTTTCATACAATGCAAGCACAGGGACAAGCATAGATGAGAATGGATTCATGCTGGAGCTGAGGGCATATCTCCAGAAAGAGGCTGCCCTGCACACTGACAGATGGTCTGAAGAGCAATTCCAGCTCCTAGTCTCAGAGGGGAGAGCGCTGAAGAAACTGGTTGAAGCGTACTCTGAAATTCCAGTAGTCCCCGAGCCTGAGAAAGTGGCGATCACGAAGGATGCCAGCACGAAGAAGAGGAAGGTGCCGGATGGCATCTGCGAAGGGATGGTGCTGCTGCAGAATGGTCTGAAGGCCATGCGAGGCGCCTTTGATGAAGCGGATTTTGCAGAGCTGAAGGATAGATTTGCGGCACACATGTCTCGCCTTGAGGATGCAGTTTCCCAGATTGCTACTTTGTCTGACGAAATCTGA